In Lachnospiraceae bacterium, one DNA window encodes the following:
- a CDS encoding twitching motility protein PilT: MVQIIAGKKGKGKTKHLLDMANAAIKGANGTVVYLDKSAQHMYELNNRIRLINVNEFPLASSEGFLGFICGIISQDHDLETMYLDSFLKLSSLEGADITDTYKTLKEISDKYHVTFVLSISMDAEELPECAKGDVIISL; encoded by the coding sequence ATGGTTCAGATTATTGCAGGAAAAAAGGGTAAAGGCAAAACAAAACATCTGTTAGATATGGCTAATGCAGCTATTAAAGGGGCTAACGGAACAGTTGTATATCTTGATAAGAGTGCGCAGCATATGTATGAGCTGAACAATCGTATCCGTCTTATCAACGTAAATGAATTTCCACTGGCATCCAGTGAAGGATTCTTAGGATTTATCTGCGGGATCATTTCTCAGGATCATGACCTTGAAACCATGTATCTGGACAGTTTCTTAAAACTGTCATCATTAGAAGGTGCAGATATTACTGACACCTATAAAACTTTGAAAGAGATCAGTGATAAATATCACGTAACCTTTGTTTTAAGCATTTCTATGGATGCAGAAGAACTCCCAGAGTGTGCCAAGGGTGATGT